The proteins below are encoded in one region of Streptomyces sp. NBC_00490:
- a CDS encoding MFS transporter — protein sequence MWPLYAAGFTTAFGAHGIAANLGGDTEDAVTSLLVLGGLLALYDGAEVLLKPVFGTIADRIGARPVLLGGLVAFAVASALYALADSPGWLWAARLGQGAAASAFSPAASALVARLNPAAKHGRAYGSYGFYKSIGYTLGPLLGGVLVWAGGLRLLFTVLAVLGASVAVWALVAVPVVPPLPRARQTVVDLARRLADPVFLVPTAALAGATAALSVGVGFLPVSGAVAGLGTVATGAAVSVLAACAAVVQPRAGRALDAGRVTARGGLVVGLLLAAAGLACAMLPGLTGVLLAAALIGAGTGLITPLGFAALASATPPERLGQTMGAAELGRELGDAGGPLLVAGVAAAATLAYGYGTLALLLACGPVVAVLVGVRRRVGAGRG from the coding sequence ATGTGGCCGCTGTACGCGGCCGGTTTCACCACCGCGTTCGGGGCGCACGGCATCGCCGCGAACCTCGGCGGGGACACGGAGGACGCGGTCACCTCGCTGCTGGTGCTGGGCGGGCTGCTCGCGTTGTACGACGGCGCCGAGGTCCTGCTGAAGCCGGTGTTCGGCACGATCGCCGACCGGATCGGGGCGCGTCCCGTCCTGCTGGGCGGGCTGGTGGCGTTCGCCGTGGCGTCCGCGCTGTACGCCCTCGCCGACAGTCCGGGGTGGCTGTGGGCCGCGCGGCTCGGCCAGGGTGCGGCCGCCTCGGCCTTCTCCCCCGCCGCTTCCGCACTGGTGGCCCGGCTCAATCCGGCGGCCAAGCACGGGCGGGCGTACGGGAGTTACGGCTTCTACAAGTCCATCGGCTACACGCTCGGCCCGCTGCTCGGCGGGGTGCTGGTGTGGGCGGGCGGACTGCGGCTGCTGTTCACGGTGCTGGCGGTGCTGGGGGCGTCGGTGGCGGTGTGGGCGCTGGTCGCCGTACCCGTCGTACCGCCGCTTCCGCGGGCCCGGCAGACGGTGGTCGATCTGGCGCGGCGGCTGGCCGATCCGGTGTTCCTCGTGCCGACGGCCGCGCTCGCGGGGGCGACCGCCGCGCTGTCGGTGGGTGTCGGGTTCCTTCCCGTGTCGGGTGCGGTGGCCGGGCTCGGGACCGTGGCGACGGGCGCGGCGGTGTCGGTGCTCGCGGCGTGTGCGGCGGTCGTGCAGCCGCGGGCGGGGCGGGCGTTGGACGCGGGGCGCGTCACGGCGCGGGGCGGGCTCGTCGTGGGGCTGCTGCTCGCGGCGGCGGGCCTGGCCTGCGCGATGCTGCCGGGACTGACGGGCGTACTGCTCGCCGCGGCCCTGATCGGCGCGGGCACGGGCCTGATCACCCCGCTCGGCTTCGCGGCCCTCGCCTCGGCGACCCCTCCGGAACGGCTGGGGCAGACCATGGGCGCGGCCGAGCTGGGGCGTGAACTGGGCGACGCGGGCGGGCCGTTGCTGGTCGCGGGGGTGGCCGCAGCGGCGACACTGGCCTACGGGTACGGGACGCTGGCGCTGCTGCTGGCCTGCGGGCCCGTAGTGGCCGTGCTGGTGGGGGTACGGCGACGGGTGGGCGCCGGACGCGGCTGA
- a CDS encoding ArsR/SmtB family transcription factor, with product MGHGAVTTTDDERVRLDAGNVAKVATTLQALSTPSRLLILARLREGPLPATELAAAVGMEQSACSHQLRLLRNLGLVVGERSGRSVVYALHDHHVAELLDQAVYHVEHLRLGLSDATE from the coding sequence ATGGGTCATGGAGCCGTCACCACCACCGACGACGAGCGGGTTCGCCTCGACGCGGGCAATGTCGCGAAGGTCGCCACCACGCTCCAGGCCCTCTCGACCCCTTCCCGGCTGCTGATCCTCGCGCGGCTGCGTGAAGGCCCGTTGCCTGCGACGGAGTTGGCGGCCGCGGTGGGGATGGAGCAGTCGGCGTGTTCGCACCAGTTGCGGCTGCTGCGGAATCTCGGGCTCGTCGTCGGCGAGCGGAGTGGCCGGTCCGTCGTGTACGCGCTCCACGACCACCATGTCGCCGAGTTGCTCGACCAGGCCGTCTACCACGTGGAGCATCTGCGCCTTGGTCTCAGTGACGCCACCGAGTGA